A segment of the Fusobacterium ulcerans genome:
GGGGGAAAAAAGATGTATCCAGTATTCATAAATTTCTGGGGATATCTCTTGTATTTGGAATGGCAGCAACTATATTCTTTGCAGCAGCAGCCTTTTTTGTTCCTGAGAAGATAATGAGTATATTTACAAAAGAATTTATAGTGATATCTTTAGGAAGAGACTATTTGAGAATGGTAGCTTTAAGTTATATATTTACAACTATATCTTTAGCTTTTGCAGCTTCCCTCAGAAGTATAGGGCAGACTAAAATACCAATGTATGGAAGTCTTGTAGGGCTTATGTTTAATGGAATACTTAATTATATATTTATATTTGGAAAATTTGGAGCACCTGCTATGGGAGTTGCTGGAGCAGCTCTGGGAACTACTGTATCAAGATGCATGGAGCTTTCTTTTATTCTTTTCATTATATATAAAAATAAGAATATAGTGGCAGGAAGTATATCACAGCTTTTAGACTTTAACTTTGCTCTTGTGATAAAATTTTTTAAAACAGCTACACCTGTTATTTTTAATGATGTAATGTGGATAGGAGGAATAACAGCATATTTTGTAGCTTATTCAAAACTGGGAACAAATGCTACAGCAACTATGCAGATAGCTAATACAATAAATAATGTATTTAATATATTTGGAATAGGAATAGCCTCAGCTTCTGCTATATTGATAGGGAATAAGATTGGAGCAGGACTTGAAGAGGAAGCAAAAAAGGATGCTCTAAAGATATCGGTATTTGGAGTGATGATTGGAGTGGTCATAGGGATATTATTCTTTGCAGTAGCTCCTCTTATAGCTATGCTCTTTAAGATAACTCCAGAAACATATCATAATGTAATAATTGTACTGAGAATAATGGCAACAGCTCTTCCATTGAGATTCTTTGGAATAGTACAGATTATTGGTGTGCTTCGTGGAGGGGGAGATGTCCTCTATGCTATAATTACAGAACTTGTAGCTGTATGGTGCATTGGTGTTCCATTGTCATTCTTGGGAGCTGTATACTTTAAGTTTCCAATAGTTTTAGTTTATCTCATGGTGTGTCTGGAAGAACCATTTAAAGTAATAGCTACTATTCCAAGGCTGCGTTCAGGAAAGTGGATAAAAAATTTGATAAAATAATATAAGATGAAAAGGAATCAAGAAATATAAATCGTAAACAATATTACAAGAATAAAAAAATAAATTATATAATTAGGAGGAATAAATATGTTTAATGAAGTTTTCACTAATGTTTTAGCACACAATGGTGTTGTATCTATCACAACATGGGCAGATAATTTAGTACATGTTTCTAATACTTGGAATAAATATTTGCAGATTGTGGATAATAAAATTTTGATTCCAGCTGCATGGCTCCATAAAACTGAAAAAAATATAAAAATAAATAATCAGGTAATATTGACATTGGGAAGTCCTGATGTACAAGGAAAAATTGGAATGGGAACTGGGTTTGTAGTAGAGGGAACAGCAAAGTTTCTTGACTCTGGAAAAGAATTTGATATGATGAAAGAGAAGTTTCCATTTTTAACAAGAGTATTGGAAGTAACTGCAAAGAATGTAAGACAGACAATATAGAAGATATAAATAAATATTGAAATTTTTTAATTTTAAAAATTGTATTTATACTAAAAATTGAAGGCAGAGAGAAATCTCTGTTTTTTTTATGGAAAAGCCTAAAAAGTGACATCATTTCGTTTTTAATAACGCAAATACGTTTAAAAATATACATAAGAAACTTTTTTAGAATTTTTTGTATTTTTTATTGACATGGAATAAAAAATATTATATATTTATACCAAGAAGATAATGTATATACATCAAAGAAACGTATTTACGTTATAAAAGGAGGTGTAAATAAAAAATGTATGAAGAATTATTGAAAACATTGAGGGAAGAAAAAGTAGTAGCAATATTAAGAGATGTTCCTTTGGAAAAATTTGAAAAGACATTGGATATTTTAAAAGAAGAAGGAATAAAAATACTTGAAATAACATTGAACAGTAAAGATGTAGAGAAACAATTTGAGATAGTGAATAAAAAATATTCTAATGACTTTATAATAGGAGCAGGAACAGTTGTAACATTGGAAGGATTAGATTTTGCAGCAAAGAATAGATCTAAGTTTATACTTACACCTAATCTGGATGAAGAAATACTGAAAGAAGCAGAAAAAATTGGAATGTTTTGTGTATGTGGTTTCTTTACAGCTTCAGAAGCTATGAAAGCTAAAAAATACAGCTGCTGTAAAATTTTAAAATTATTTCCAGCAGGAGAAGTACCATTCTCTTATTTAAAATCTTTGAGAGGACCGATCAATGATCTTGAATGTATGGCAGTAGGAGGAGTTAACAGAAATAATGTTTCAGAATTTTTAAAAGCAGGTTTCAGCTGTCTTGGAATAGGAAGTTCTCTAGTAGATAATAAACTTATAAAAGCAGATAAATTTGATGAATTAAGAGAAAATATAATTGCTATAAAAAAAGCTGCTGAAATTTTTTAGCAAGGAAATGGTGAGAATGAAAAAAATAGTAACAATTGATGCAGGAACTTCTAATTTAAGAATAAGAATTGTAGAAGGAAAAAACATAATTTTTGAAAGAAAAGAAAATTATGGAGTAAAAATTGGAAAAGAAAAATTTGAAAATGAACTGTATAAACTTTTGAAAGAATGTATAAAAGAGAATGGAATAGAAAAAGAGGAAATTGAATGTATAATTGCTTCTGGAATGATAACCTCAGCTTTAGGATTATTGGAAATTGAGCACTTGCATGTTCCTGTATCTCTGGAGAAATTTTCGAAGAATATAAAAAAAATTAAATTTTTTGAATTTGAAATACATCTAATAACAGGAATAAAAGTAGAAAAGAAATATTTCAGGGAAGAACATCTAAAAAGTATAGATGTAATACGGGGAGAAGAGGTAGAAGTATTTGGGATACTTGAAGAGATAAAGGTAGAAGAACCAACACTTGTAATTCTTCCAGGTTCACATAATAAATTTATAGAAGTATCTGATGGAAATATAGTAGACCTTCTTACAACTATGAGTGGAGAAATCTATGATGTAATGACAAGATACACTATATTAAAAACTTCTGTAGATGAAAAATTTGCTGATAAAATAGAAAAAAAATACTTATCTTTGGGGAATAGAGCTGGTAGAAAATACGGAATAAACCAAGGCTCATTTATGCTTAGAGGACTTGATTTATCAGAAAAACTTACAATAAATGAAAAATCTAATTACCTTTTAGGACTGGTTTTAAGTGAGGATATATCTTCTTTAGAAAAAAATGGATACTTAACAAAATACAAGAAAATAATAATAGCAGGAGGAAATATAATTGCTAAAGGATTGTTTGAACTGTTAGCAGATATGAATTTAGATAATGATATTCAAGTTATTATCTCCAGTGAATTAGCAACAAGAGGAGCATTAAAAATCTGGGAAGAAAGTAAAAAATAAGGTGGGATATTATGTTGAACAAGTCGACTTTGAAAACAATGGAAATACTAGAAAAAATTTCTAACTCAAAAAATGGAATGACAATAACACAACTTTCAAAAGAACTGGAAATTCCAAGAAGTACTGTAGATGATATAGTAAAAGCACTGGTTTCTAAAAAATATCTTTATTGTTCTGATGAAAGCTTAAAATTATATCAGCTTGGGAACAAAATATTTGAACTTTCATTAAAAATGAGAGATAAAAGAGAAGTATTGGATATAGTAACACCATTTTTAAAAGAGTTGGTTGATGAATTTAATGACACATTATTCTTTGGATTAAAGGATGGAGATGATGTGTTGTATCTTTCGAAGATGGAAAGTTCAAAAACTGTAAGGACTACAGCAGTACTTGGAAGCAGAAAATCATTTTACTATACAGGGCTTGGGAAAGCTATCTTATCAACTTATTCTGAAAAGGATTTAGATGAATATATTGCCAGAACAAAATTAGAACCTAGAACTGATTATACAATAATTGAGCCAGAAAAATTAAAAGAAGATATTTTAGGAGCAAAGAGAAGAGGCTACTCTACAGATTATAGGGAAGGGGATATAGAAGTTTCCTGTGTAGCAGCTCCAATATATCAAGAAGGAAAAATATTTGGAGCAATAAGTTTAGCAGGTTTGTACACAACGATAGATGAAGAGGAAACAAAAAGAAGAGGGAAGAAAATAAAAGATACAGCAGAAAAAATATCAGAAATTTTAAGTTAAAAATTAGGAGGAGTGAAGATGAAAAGATTTTTAATGGTATGTATGTTTATTGTTTTGTCAACATTGGGGTATGCTGAGAAAGTTATGAGAGTAGGATTAGGGGTTCCAGAATCACATTTTGAATATAAAGGAATGGAACTTTTTAAGAAAAATCTTGAAGAAAAAACAAATAAGGAGATAAGGGTAGAACTTTATCCATCAAACCAAATAGGAGTTGATCAGGAAGTACTTGAACAAATCAAATTTGGAGCGGCACATATGAATCTTCCTGACCCAGCAGTATTAGGAACATTTGTAAAAGAATTTCAGTTTTTATCATTTCCTTTCATATTTGATAGTCAAGAAAAAGCTATGGAAGTATGCAATGGTGAATGGGGACAGGAATTATTAAAAAAATTAGAAAAAGCAGGATATGTAGGATTAGGTTTTGGACCGTTTGGTTTTAGACATGTAACAAACAATGCAAGAGAAATAAAATCTTTAGAAGATTTTAAAGGATTAAAAATCAGAACAATGCAAAATCCTTTACATTTGAGAGTATTCAGAGCTTTGGGAGCAAATCCTACTCCGATGCCTTTTAGTGAATTATTTTCTGCTCTTCAACAAGGGGTTGTTGATGGACAAGAAAATCCAATGATGAATATTTATTCTCAAAAAATTTCAGAAGTTCAAAAATATGGAACAATGACAGGGCATGTTTACAGCTGGGTTGTATTAGTAGTAGGAAAGAATTTCCATGATTCATTGACACCAGAACAACAAGCTATAATGCAGGAATCTGCTGATATGGCTATAGCTTATATGGCAGAATCAGTAGCAAAAGATGATGAAACAGCAAGAGAAGAAATGGAAAAATCAGGGTTAGTATTTGTGGAACCTTCTGATGAATTTAAAACAAAAATAAAAGAAATAGTAGCTCCAATATTAGAAAAAGAAGGAGATAAAATTAATAAAGATATGTATGAAAAACTTAAAGAAGCAACAAAATAAATCTTTAATGAATAGGAGATAAAAATGGGTGAAAGAAAAGAATTTGAGTATTATGTAATAACAGGAGCAATGTTATTACTTGTACTTATGGGAGTATTGCAAATATTATTCAGATTTGTTCTCAATTTTTCTTTATCATGGACAGAGGAATTAAGTAGATATTTATTTATCTTAATGGTCTATACTGGAGCTTCATTGGCTCTGAAAAGAAAAAAACATGTTAGAGTAGAATTGATAGATATTTATGTAAAAAGCAAAATAAAAAGATGTATTTTTATATTTAATGATATAGTAATGATTTGGTTGCTATTATTAGTAGGATATGCAGGATTAAAAATCTCTATAACAACATATGAAATGGAACAGTTATCTCCTGCTTTGGGATTACCTATGTATTTAGTCTATGGAATAATTCCACTGACTTTCTTATTTGGAGCTTGCAGAGCCTTCCAAGTTTTGATTGCTGAAATCAAAGGAGGGAAAGAATAACAATGCAGATATTTATGATAATGATGATAGTATTTATAATTGCCATTTTTATAGGAATTCCTATTGCATATTGTATAGGTATTTCTGGATTGGTAGGATTGTTTATTAGTGGAATAAGTGTAGAATTTGTAGCCAAAACAGTTTTTACAGGATTGGATAGTTACACGTTTCTAGCTATACCAATGTTTATTCTTGCAGGACTGATAATGGAAAAAGGTGGAATATCCAATAGGCTGATAAAGCTTGCTACTTCATTAGTAGGAAATGTTTATGGAGGATTGGGAATAATAACAGTTATAGCTTGTTTCTTCTTTGCTGCTATTTCAGGATCTTCTCCAGCAACAGTTGCAGCTATTGGGGCAATGATGATTCCAGCAATGAAAGAAGAAGGATATGATACAGCTTTTGCAGGAGCTTTAACGGCAGCTTCTGGTTCTATGGGAGTATTAGTTCCTCCATCAGTTACAATGATAATATATGCAATTACAGCAGAAGTATCAATAGGAGAATTATTCCTTGCAGGATTTGTACCTGGAGCACTTTTAACAGTGTGCTTGATAGTTACTGTATATATAATAGCTAAAAAGAATAATTACAGAAGCAAAAAAGTTGAAAGATTGTCAGGTAAAGATTTTCTTAAAGCAGTTTGGGATGCTAAGTGGTCAATGCTGATTCCATTTATAATTCTAGGAGGGATATACAGTGGAATATTTACAGCAACTGAGTCTGCAATAGTAGCCGTTGTTTATGCTCTGGTAATAAGTATATTTGTTCATAAAGAATTAAAGTTTTCACAAGTGCCTGCAATAGTAGCACAAGCAGCTCTAACAACATCTACTGTAGTAATAATTTTAGGATTTGCAATTGCATTTGCAAGATATTTAACAATGGCACAAATCCCACAAGAATTTGCTAAAGAAATATTGAGATTAACAAATAATGTATATGTAATATATTTAATGTTTATAGCTTTAGCATTTGTAGCAGGAACTTTTATGGCTATAGAAGCACAGATTTTAATTTTTACACCAATGTTTCTTCCAATTTTGAAAAACTTAGGAGTAGATCCAATACATTTTGGAATAATCTTTATAATTTCAGCGCAAATAGGATTCTTAACACCACCAGTTGGAGTAAATCTATTTGTTGCACAAGGAATATCAAACTGTTCAATAGTGGATCTTTCTAAGAAGATATTGCCATTTTTAGCTGCAATGACTTTTGCCCAAATGATATTATTGGTATTCCCAGATATTGTAATGTGTTTACCTAGACTATTTTTTTAAGGAGATGAAATAGAAAATGAAAATAACAAAATATGAATTGTTTGAAATTCCACCAAGATGGTTATTCTTAAAAATAGAAACTGATACTGGATTAGTTGGATGGGGAGAACCAGTAGTGGAAGGAAGAGCAAGTACTGTAAAAGGTGCTGTAAAAGAATTGATGGATAATTACATGATTGGAAAAAATCCATTAACGATAGAAGATCATTGGAATGTATTATACAGAGGAGGGTTCTATAGAGGAGGAGCTATCATGATGAGTGCTCTTGCTGGAATAGATCAAGCACTTTGGGATATAAAAGGAAAATATTTAAATCAGCCAGTGTATGAATTAATGGGTGGAAAATGCAGAGATAAAATGAAGGTTTATTCTTGGATAGGTGGAGATAGACCTAATGATGTAGCAGCAGCAGCTAAAGAAAAGCAGGAGCAAGGATTTACAGCAATAAAAATGAATGCTACTGAGGAATTACAATTTATTGATTCATATGAAAAAGTAGATGCTGTATTAGAAAGAGTAGCTGCTATAAGAAAAGCAACTGGCAAATATTTTGGTATTGCTGTAGATTTTCATGGAAGAGTTCATAAACCAATGGCTAAAATATTGGCTAAAAAATTGGAAGAATATGATTTAATGTTTATTGAAGAACCAGTTTTATGCGAGAATAAAGAATCTTTCAGAGATATTGCCAATGCCACTTCTATTCCAATAGCAACAGGAGAAAGACTATTTTCAAGATGGGACTTTAAAGATATATTATCTAGTGGATATGTAGATATAATACAGCCAGATTTATCACATGCTGGAGGAATTACAGAAGTTAAAAAAATTGCGTCAATGGCAGAAGCATATGATATAGCCGTAGCTCCACATTGTCCATTAGGGCCAATAGCACTTGCTGCATGTCTTCACTTAGATGCAACAACATATAATGCTGTAATTCAGGAACAAAGTATGGGAATACATTATAATAAGGGAAAAGATGTTTTAGATTATGTAAAAAATAAAGAAGATTTTAAGTTTACAGATGGCTATGTAGACATTTGTTCAAAGGCAGGATTAGGAGTAGATGTTAATGAAGAACTTGTAAGAGAACTTTCAAAGACTCTTCATAACTGGAAAAATCCTATATGGAGACATAAGGATGGATCATTTGCTGAATGGTAAAAAATCAAAGATAGGTGGAGTTTCCACCTATCTTTTTGTATTTGGAGTTACATATCCAAAATTATTTTATTCAGAACTTCTAAGGGTGACAGATCACGAAATTCATCTCTCAGCTTTTTTTCTTTCGCTTCCATTTCCTCTTTTTCTTCTGGAGTAAGGGCATTAGGATCATACTCTGGAGGAGCCATATATTTTCTTATACCATATTTTGATACTACTCTGTCTACAGGATCAAAATATATTGTAAGAATAGTTTCTTTCAGCTCATCTTCTCTTTTTAATACTTTTTTAGGAAGGAGTTTTTTTAATATTTCTTTGTGTTCTTCAGTATTTTTTAGATAGTAGCTGCCATTGTAGTAAGTTATGCCATAGAATCTATTTTTCTTGGAAATAACAAAATCAGGTTTTCCAAAGAATTCTCTCATTTCTTTTTCAGTAGATCGGTATGGAATTATCACAGGATTAAGAGATCTTTCCACATGAAAGACAAACATTTTTTCTGTGATAGAAGAGCACCCAGTTAAGAAAATAGTAAAAATAATGATATATAGAAGTCTGGGAACTTTATTTGATTTCAAGGGAATACCCTCCTTAAATTTTTAGTATAATTATCTGTGAAAATTATAGCATAGAATTGTGTCTTTTTTGGAAAATTTCAAAATAAAAAATATAGAAAAAATTCATAAGTATGATATCATAATTATTAAGATAGATTATTAGAGAAATAGGGTGAAAAGTATGAAAATAGCATTTTTTGAATTGAGAAAAGATGAAGAAGAAATATTGAAAAAATTAGAAAAAGAATATAGTGTTGATGTTGTAAAAACAGAGGAGATACTCACACAGGAGACTCTTCTTATGGCTAAAGGCTGTGAAGGAATAAGTATTCTAGGGCACAGCAAATTAGAAAGAGATTTGCTGGACATGATAAAAGAGGCAGGAATAAAATACATATCTACCAGAATAATTGGCTACAATCATATAGATATAGAGCATGCTAAAAAGATAGGATTAAAAATATGTAATGCAGACTATGCTCCTAATGGAGTGGCAGACTTTACAATAATGCTTATACTTTTAACAATAAGGAATTATAAACCGGCTATGTGGAGACAAAATGTAAATGATTATTCTCTTAGTGGCTTAATGGGAAGAGAGATAAGAAATCTTACTATTGGAGTAATTGGAACAGGAAAAATAGGTGGAACAGTAATAAAAAGTCTAGCAGGATTTCAATGCAAAATATTAGCGAATAGTGAATATGAAAGTGATGAGATAAAAAAATATGCTCAATATGTAAGTATGGAAACTTTATACAAAGAATCAGATGTGATTTCTCTCCATGTTCCTTTAACAGATGAATCTTATCATATGATAAATGAGGAAACTATAGATAAAATGAAAGATGGAGTGATACTTATAAATGCTGCCAGAGGAGAACTTATGGATATTCAGGCTTTGATAAAAGGGATAGAAGATCAAAAGATAGGAGCACTGGGGTTGGATGTAATAGAGAATGAAAATGGAATATATCATATGGATAGAAAATCGGATATAATTCAAAATAGAGATATGGCCTACTTACGTCAATTTCCAAATGTAGTATTAACACAACATATGGCTTTTTATACTGATTCTGCAACTGAAAGCATGGTAAGATGTGGAGTAGAAGGACTGGTGGAATTTAAGAAAAAAGGTACATATAGATGTGAGATAGCATAGAATAAATTTTGGGGAGGAAAACTGATATGAGGGAGAGAGATAGTTTAGAAAAAATATGGAAAGATATTGAAAAAGTATTTTTAAAAGCTATGGAAAAAGATAAAACAGTAAAAGAAAAATACGATTTTATCTACAAGGAATATCAGGAGTTTCTCAATAACTATTTTGATTTTAAAGAGATAGCAGATAATCTTTTTGATGGTATTTATATTTCTAATGGTGAAGGAAAAACTCTTTTTATAAATGAGGCTTATACAAGAATAACTGGGATAACAAAAGAAGAAATAATTGGAAAAAATGTCAGAGATATATTGGCAAAAGGGGATATTTATAAAGGAGCAGTAACCTTAGATGTAATAAAAGAAAAAAAGAGAATAAATAATATTGGAAAAATAGTTAAACTGGATAAAGATGTTTTAGTAACTGGAAGCCCAATATTTGATAAATATGGAAATGTAGAACTTGTTGTTATAAATAATAGAGATATAAGTGAATTGAAAGATTTAGAAAATAAAATTGAAAAATTGAAAAAAACATCTTTAAAAGTGGATGAAGAGATTAAGTTTTTAAGAAGCAGACAAATGTCTAATAGGAAACTTATATATAAAAGTGAAAAAATGAATTCTATATTTACTTTAATAAATACAATCGCTCCAACAGATGTAACAGTTTTAATAACTGGAGAATCAGGGACAGGAAAGGAATTAGTAGCTGATGAGATTTTTTATAAAAGTTTTAGAAAAGACAAGCCTTTTATTAAAGTGAATTGTGCTGCTATTCCAAGTGAATTATTAGAAGCAGAATTGTTTGGATATGAAGGGGGAGCATTTACAGATTCTAAGAAAAATGGAAAGATAGGAATGTTTGAGTTGGCAAACGAAGGAACTATTCTATTGGATGAAATAGGGGATATGCCGATAAAACTACAGACAAAACTTTTAAGAGTTCTTCAACAAAAAGAAATTATGAAACTGGGAGGAACACAGCCGATAAAATTAAATATAAGAATTATAGCTTCTACTAATCAAAATTTGAAAGAACAGATAAAGAATGGAAAATTCAGAGAAGATTTGTTTTATCGATTGAATGTAGTTCCAATAGATATAGAACCATTAAGAAAAAGAAAAGAGGATATACCAGAGCTAATATTTGAATTTTTAAATATATTCAATAAAAAATATAATAAAAATACAAAAATAGATAAAGAGGCTATAGAACTTTTAGTAAAATATAAATGGCCTGGAAATATCAGAGAATTAGAAAATTTTCTTGAAAGAATGGTAGTAATAAATACAACTGGAATAATAACTGTAAGAGAAGTAGCTCCAATGATAGATAGTGATGATTTTTTTATGGAAGTAAGTGATTATGATTTAAAAAAAGCAGTATCCTATCTGGAGAAAAGGATGATAAGTAAAGCTTTAAAAAATTTTGGCTCAACAAGAAAGGCGGCTAAACACTTAGGGATTGATCAATCAACAGTGGTAAAAAAATGTAAAAGTTTAGAGATAGATATTCTTAAATTAAAAGAATATGAGTGATGAAATTTGGAATAGGTCAGATGAATTTTTTCATCTGACCTGTTTTTCTTTAGTTTAGAGTTAAAAGTATAAAATTTCACATT
Coding sequences within it:
- a CDS encoding MATE family efflux transporter translates to MLDKLKLDKRFIKTLLVLAVPIILQSLVTASLNLLDNLMIGSLGENEIAAVGISNQFYMVYYYSIMGITLGAGIFMSQFWGKKDVSSIHKFLGISLVFGMAATIFFAAAAFFVPEKIMSIFTKEFIVISLGRDYLRMVALSYIFTTISLAFAASLRSIGQTKIPMYGSLVGLMFNGILNYIFIFGKFGAPAMGVAGAALGTTVSRCMELSFILFIIYKNKNIVAGSISQLLDFNFALVIKFFKTATPVIFNDVMWIGGITAYFVAYSKLGTNATATMQIANTINNVFNIFGIGIASASAILIGNKIGAGLEEEAKKDALKISVFGVMIGVVIGILFFAVAPLIAMLFKITPETYHNVIIVLRIMATALPLRFFGIVQIIGVLRGGGDVLYAIITELVAVWCIGVPLSFLGAVYFKFPIVLVYLMVCLEEPFKVIATIPRLRSGKWIKNLIK
- a CDS encoding pyridoxamine 5'-phosphate oxidase family protein, which produces MFNEVFTNVLAHNGVVSITTWADNLVHVSNTWNKYLQIVDNKILIPAAWLHKTEKNIKINNQVILTLGSPDVQGKIGMGTGFVVEGTAKFLDSGKEFDMMKEKFPFLTRVLEVTAKNVRQTI
- a CDS encoding bifunctional 4-hydroxy-2-oxoglutarate aldolase/2-dehydro-3-deoxy-phosphogluconate aldolase, encoding MYEELLKTLREEKVVAILRDVPLEKFEKTLDILKEEGIKILEITLNSKDVEKQFEIVNKKYSNDFIIGAGTVVTLEGLDFAAKNRSKFILTPNLDEEILKEAEKIGMFCVCGFFTASEAMKAKKYSCCKILKLFPAGEVPFSYLKSLRGPINDLECMAVGGVNRNNVSEFLKAGFSCLGIGSSLVDNKLIKADKFDELRENIIAIKKAAEIF
- a CDS encoding 2-dehydro-3-deoxygalactonokinase, with amino-acid sequence MKKIVTIDAGTSNLRIRIVEGKNIIFERKENYGVKIGKEKFENELYKLLKECIKENGIEKEEIECIIASGMITSALGLLEIEHLHVPVSLEKFSKNIKKIKFFEFEIHLITGIKVEKKYFREEHLKSIDVIRGEEVEVFGILEEIKVEEPTLVILPGSHNKFIEVSDGNIVDLLTTMSGEIYDVMTRYTILKTSVDEKFADKIEKKYLSLGNRAGRKYGINQGSFMLRGLDLSEKLTINEKSNYLLGLVLSEDISSLEKNGYLTKYKKIIIAGGNIIAKGLFELLADMNLDNDIQVIISSELATRGALKIWEESKK
- a CDS encoding IclR family transcriptional regulator, with the translated sequence MLNKSTLKTMEILEKISNSKNGMTITQLSKELEIPRSTVDDIVKALVSKKYLYCSDESLKLYQLGNKIFELSLKMRDKREVLDIVTPFLKELVDEFNDTLFFGLKDGDDVLYLSKMESSKTVRTTAVLGSRKSFYYTGLGKAILSTYSEKDLDEYIARTKLEPRTDYTIIEPEKLKEDILGAKRRGYSTDYREGDIEVSCVAAPIYQEGKIFGAISLAGLYTTIDEEETKRRGKKIKDTAEKISEILS
- a CDS encoding TRAP transporter substrate-binding protein is translated as MKRFLMVCMFIVLSTLGYAEKVMRVGLGVPESHFEYKGMELFKKNLEEKTNKEIRVELYPSNQIGVDQEVLEQIKFGAAHMNLPDPAVLGTFVKEFQFLSFPFIFDSQEKAMEVCNGEWGQELLKKLEKAGYVGLGFGPFGFRHVTNNAREIKSLEDFKGLKIRTMQNPLHLRVFRALGANPTPMPFSELFSALQQGVVDGQENPMMNIYSQKISEVQKYGTMTGHVYSWVVLVVGKNFHDSLTPEQQAIMQESADMAIAYMAESVAKDDETAREEMEKSGLVFVEPSDEFKTKIKEIVAPILEKEGDKINKDMYEKLKEATK
- a CDS encoding TRAP transporter small permease, with amino-acid sequence MGERKEFEYYVITGAMLLLVLMGVLQILFRFVLNFSLSWTEELSRYLFILMVYTGASLALKRKKHVRVELIDIYVKSKIKRCIFIFNDIVMIWLLLLVGYAGLKISITTYEMEQLSPALGLPMYLVYGIIPLTFLFGACRAFQVLIAEIKGGKE
- a CDS encoding TRAP transporter large permease; amino-acid sequence: MQIFMIMMIVFIIAIFIGIPIAYCIGISGLVGLFISGISVEFVAKTVFTGLDSYTFLAIPMFILAGLIMEKGGISNRLIKLATSLVGNVYGGLGIITVIACFFFAAISGSSPATVAAIGAMMIPAMKEEGYDTAFAGALTAASGSMGVLVPPSVTMIIYAITAEVSIGELFLAGFVPGALLTVCLIVTVYIIAKKNNYRSKKVERLSGKDFLKAVWDAKWSMLIPFIILGGIYSGIFTATESAIVAVVYALVISIFVHKELKFSQVPAIVAQAALTTSTVVIILGFAIAFARYLTMAQIPQEFAKEILRLTNNVYVIYLMFIALAFVAGTFMAIEAQILIFTPMFLPILKNLGVDPIHFGIIFIISAQIGFLTPPVGVNLFVAQGISNCSIVDLSKKILPFLAAMTFAQMILLVFPDIVMCLPRLFF
- the dgoD gene encoding galactonate dehydratase, with the protein product MKITKYELFEIPPRWLFLKIETDTGLVGWGEPVVEGRASTVKGAVKELMDNYMIGKNPLTIEDHWNVLYRGGFYRGGAIMMSALAGIDQALWDIKGKYLNQPVYELMGGKCRDKMKVYSWIGGDRPNDVAAAAKEKQEQGFTAIKMNATEELQFIDSYEKVDAVLERVAAIRKATGKYFGIAVDFHGRVHKPMAKILAKKLEEYDLMFIEEPVLCENKESFRDIANATSIPIATGERLFSRWDFKDILSSGYVDIIQPDLSHAGGITEVKKIASMAEAYDIAVAPHCPLGPIALAACLHLDATTYNAVIQEQSMGIHYNKGKDVLDYVKNKEDFKFTDGYVDICSKAGLGVDVNEELVRELSKTLHNWKNPIWRHKDGSFAEW
- a CDS encoding D-isomer specific 2-hydroxyacid dehydrogenase family protein; translated protein: MKIAFFELRKDEEEILKKLEKEYSVDVVKTEEILTQETLLMAKGCEGISILGHSKLERDLLDMIKEAGIKYISTRIIGYNHIDIEHAKKIGLKICNADYAPNGVADFTIMLILLTIRNYKPAMWRQNVNDYSLSGLMGREIRNLTIGVIGTGKIGGTVIKSLAGFQCKILANSEYESDEIKKYAQYVSMETLYKESDVISLHVPLTDESYHMINEETIDKMKDGVILINAARGELMDIQALIKGIEDQKIGALGLDVIENENGIYHMDRKSDIIQNRDMAYLRQFPNVVLTQHMAFYTDSATESMVRCGVEGLVEFKKKGTYRCEIA
- a CDS encoding sigma-54 interaction domain-containing protein, translated to MRERDSLEKIWKDIEKVFLKAMEKDKTVKEKYDFIYKEYQEFLNNYFDFKEIADNLFDGIYISNGEGKTLFINEAYTRITGITKEEIIGKNVRDILAKGDIYKGAVTLDVIKEKKRINNIGKIVKLDKDVLVTGSPIFDKYGNVELVVINNRDISELKDLENKIEKLKKTSLKVDEEIKFLRSRQMSNRKLIYKSEKMNSIFTLINTIAPTDVTVLITGESGTGKELVADEIFYKSFRKDKPFIKVNCAAIPSELLEAELFGYEGGAFTDSKKNGKIGMFELANEGTILLDEIGDMPIKLQTKLLRVLQQKEIMKLGGTQPIKLNIRIIASTNQNLKEQIKNGKFREDLFYRLNVVPIDIEPLRKRKEDIPELIFEFLNIFNKKYNKNTKIDKEAIELLVKYKWPGNIRELENFLERMVVINTTGIITVREVAPMIDSDDFFMEVSDYDLKKAVSYLEKRMISKALKNFGSTRKAAKHLGIDQSTVVKKCKSLEIDILKLKEYE